In Streptomyces nojiriensis, one genomic interval encodes:
- a CDS encoding ATP-binding cassette domain-containing protein, whose amino-acid sequence MSEQQTEDRKTAAPPAPPTPPAPPEFKYTWGQHNETMEALSLGQMARRVPSALRQTARLALAVNRTAFHVLVAAQILGGICTAAALTAISRAMVPLLTGDGIEERISAAAWPLVVAAAMTALGTLASLTSGSAARRLNPGMATLADLAMVDAHMDVELAAYDAPDFTERSEAAETGSARSAMLLQDALGFTGGLIDMAAVASVLAVVHPVLLPLLLLSVVPRGLGSVHAARLDYRLHNQTIASRNIKHMMRWHLTTPKLADELRGNSMRPYAHHWYAAVCERIDSRMVGSAPRYLTVHLIAATASGVFVVATYGALAGLVVGGYMAIAAAGTAIVAMRTSTAALSQLVVYGAAMFQHALYLGDYTAFVAEAAEKSGPRGPQVMEAAPEKIRLEEATYTYPGKDTPSLGPVSLTLSRGEVIAVVGENGAGKSTLIRLLTSLTAPTSGVVSWDGVPTSDADQRSAWRHVGLVTQSYGYWPFSARENITLGQPGPRGEEAVWDALDAVGMREAVQGFPDGLDTLLARSIWGGHEPSGGQWQRLACGRAFHRRPGLLVMDEPTSAMDPRGEHMVFSGLRDMKDDRITVIVTHRMENCRLADRIIVLDAGRITEQGGYEELVRLDGSFAELVRLSQDR is encoded by the coding sequence ATGTCAGAGCAGCAGACCGAGGACCGCAAGACCGCCGCACCACCGGCTCCACCCACCCCACCCGCCCCACCGGAGTTCAAGTACACCTGGGGCCAGCACAACGAGACCATGGAGGCGCTGTCGCTCGGGCAGATGGCCCGCCGGGTTCCGTCCGCCCTGCGGCAGACCGCGCGGCTCGCGCTCGCCGTCAACCGCACGGCGTTCCACGTACTGGTCGCCGCCCAGATCCTCGGCGGGATCTGCACGGCGGCAGCGCTCACGGCGATCTCGCGGGCGATGGTCCCGCTCCTGACCGGCGACGGCATCGAGGAACGGATCTCGGCGGCGGCCTGGCCGCTGGTCGTCGCGGCCGCCATGACGGCGCTCGGCACGCTGGCCTCCCTCACCTCGGGCAGCGCGGCCCGCCGTCTGAATCCCGGCATGGCCACCCTCGCCGATCTCGCCATGGTCGACGCGCACATGGACGTCGAACTCGCCGCGTACGACGCTCCCGACTTCACCGAGCGCTCCGAAGCCGCCGAGACCGGATCCGCCCGCTCCGCCATGTTGCTGCAGGACGCCCTCGGCTTCACCGGCGGCCTGATCGACATGGCCGCCGTGGCGTCCGTCCTCGCCGTGGTCCACCCCGTGCTGCTGCCGCTGCTCCTGCTGTCGGTGGTCCCCCGCGGCCTCGGCTCGGTCCATGCCGCCCGCCTCGACTACCGCCTCCACAACCAGACGATCGCCTCCCGCAACATCAAGCACATGATGCGCTGGCATCTGACCACCCCGAAGCTCGCCGACGAGCTGCGCGGCAACAGCATGCGGCCGTACGCCCACCACTGGTACGCGGCCGTCTGCGAGCGCATCGACTCCAGGATGGTCGGCTCCGCGCCCCGCTACCTCACCGTCCACCTGATCGCCGCCACCGCCTCGGGGGTCTTCGTCGTGGCGACGTACGGGGCCCTCGCCGGGCTGGTCGTCGGCGGGTACATGGCGATCGCCGCCGCCGGCACGGCGATCGTCGCCATGCGGACCTCCACCGCCGCCCTCTCGCAGCTCGTCGTGTACGGGGCGGCCATGTTCCAGCACGCCCTCTACCTCGGCGACTACACCGCCTTCGTGGCCGAGGCCGCCGAGAAGTCCGGTCCGCGGGGCCCCCAGGTCATGGAGGCCGCGCCGGAGAAGATCCGCCTGGAGGAGGCCACGTACACCTACCCCGGCAAGGACACCCCCTCGCTCGGACCGGTCTCCCTGACCCTGTCCCGGGGCGAGGTCATCGCCGTCGTCGGGGAGAACGGTGCGGGCAAGTCCACCCTGATCCGGCTGCTGACCTCACTGACCGCCCCGACGTCCGGGGTCGTCTCCTGGGACGGGGTCCCGACCTCCGACGCCGACCAGCGCAGCGCCTGGCGGCACGTCGGCCTCGTCACCCAGTCGTACGGGTACTGGCCCTTCTCCGCCAGGGAGAACATCACGCTCGGCCAGCCCGGCCCGCGCGGGGAGGAGGCCGTCTGGGACGCCCTGGACGCGGTCGGCATGCGGGAGGCCGTCCAGGGGTTCCCGGACGGCCTGGACACCCTGCTGGCCCGCTCGATCTGGGGCGGGCACGAGCCTTCCGGCGGCCAGTGGCAGCGCCTGGCGTGCGGACGGGCGTTCCATCGGAGGCCGGGGCTGCTGGTCATGGACGAGCCGACGTCGGCCATGGACCCGCGCGGTGAGCACATGGTGTTCTCCGGGCTGCGGGACATGAAGGACGACCGGATCACGGTGATCGTCACCCACCGGATGGAGAACTGCCGCCTCGCCGACCGGATCATCGTCCTCGACGCGGGACGGATCACGGAGCAGGGCGGTTACGAGGAACTGGTGCGACTGGACGGCTCCTTCGCCGAGCTGGTCAGGCTCTCCCAGGACCGGTAG
- a CDS encoding ASCH domain-containing protein — protein sequence MNSQSLYFHPDYLDAVRAGRKTTTVRFRDPVEVGPVSLVFELDEEVALPGVVTHVTEKTVDRLSEADALADGFRDLAELHDRLRYHYPGIGPADTITVVHFRPEHRAGGLG from the coding sequence ATGAACTCGCAGTCCCTGTACTTCCATCCCGACTACCTCGACGCCGTGCGGGCCGGCCGGAAGACGACCACCGTCCGCTTCCGTGACCCGGTGGAGGTGGGCCCCGTCAGCCTGGTGTTCGAGCTGGACGAGGAGGTGGCCCTGCCGGGTGTCGTCACGCATGTCACCGAGAAGACGGTCGACCGGCTCAGTGAGGCGGACGCCCTGGCGGACGGCTTCCGTGACCTGGCCGAGCTCCACGACCGACTCCGGTACCACTACCCCGGCATCGGACCGGCCGACACCATCACCGTCGTGCACTTCCGGCCGGAGCACCGGGCCGGGGGCCTCGGGTGA
- a CDS encoding AraC family transcriptional regulator — protein MDMLTGLLAGPQARGAFLLKSVLDPPWSVRIEDRAPLSVVTMVQGSAWLLPDEQGAEPVRIGPGDVAVVRGPVPYTVADQPDTPVQITVGPDQRCSTQQGEDVSDSMALGVRTWGVARPGAGAAVMLSGTYQAPGEVGGRLLGALPTILVRPAGAADSTLITLLASEISSDEPGQEVVLDRLLDLLLIGVLRAWLAAPGSGAPGWFRAQGDPVVGPALRLLHESPAHGWTVEELALKVGVSRASLARRFTEVVGEPPVGYLTGWRLTLAADLLREPDATVEKVARKVGYSSAFALSAAFKRVRGVSPREFRSGTTAPGAAMAQGPRGTVVLGRAVS, from the coding sequence ATGGACATGCTGACCGGTCTCCTCGCGGGCCCGCAGGCCCGGGGCGCGTTCCTGCTGAAGTCGGTGCTCGACCCCCCGTGGTCGGTGCGGATCGAGGACCGTGCCCCGCTGTCGGTGGTGACCATGGTGCAGGGCTCTGCCTGGCTGCTGCCCGACGAACAGGGCGCCGAGCCGGTACGGATCGGCCCCGGGGACGTGGCCGTCGTACGGGGGCCGGTGCCCTACACGGTCGCGGACCAGCCGGACACCCCCGTCCAGATCACGGTCGGGCCGGACCAGCGGTGCAGTACGCAGCAGGGCGAGGACGTCTCGGATTCGATGGCGCTCGGTGTGCGGACCTGGGGCGTCGCCCGCCCGGGCGCAGGGGCGGCCGTGATGCTGAGCGGTACCTACCAGGCGCCGGGCGAGGTCGGTGGCCGGCTGCTGGGCGCGCTGCCCACGATCCTGGTGAGGCCGGCCGGGGCCGCCGACTCCACCCTGATCACGCTCCTCGCCTCGGAGATCTCCAGCGACGAGCCGGGCCAGGAGGTGGTCCTGGACCGGCTGTTGGACCTGCTGTTGATCGGGGTGTTGCGGGCATGGCTCGCCGCACCCGGGTCCGGCGCCCCGGGCTGGTTCCGGGCGCAGGGCGATCCGGTGGTCGGGCCGGCGCTGCGGCTGCTGCACGAGAGCCCGGCGCACGGATGGACCGTGGAGGAGCTGGCCCTGAAGGTCGGCGTCTCCCGGGCGTCGCTCGCGCGCCGCTTCACGGAGGTCGTCGGCGAGCCGCCGGTCGGCTATCTGACGGGCTGGCGCCTGACGCTGGCGGCCGATCTCCTGCGGGAACCGGACGCCACGGTGGAGAAGGTGGCCCGCAAGGTCGGCTACAGCAGTGCCTTCGCCCTGTCCGCCGCCTTCAAGCGGGTCCGCGGGGTCAGCCCACGGGAGTTCCGCTCAGGGACGACGGCGCCGGGTGCGGCGATGGCGCAGGGCCCGCGGGGCACGGTCGTGCTCGGCCGGGCCGTCTCCTGA
- a CDS encoding NAD(P)H-binding protein, with product MTKTTKNENANDNAARTTGAGGITLVIGGTGKTGRQVAERLTAQGRPVRVGSRRGEPAFDWNDSATWLPALEDVDRVYVTYYPDLAFPGAAVQVTAFAEAAVAAGARRLVLLSGRGEEAARRSEEGLKASGADWTIVRSSWFNQNFDQSFFLDSVRTGEIVLPTADAVEAFVDTGDIADVVVAALTDDRHIGRTYELSGPRLLSFEDVAAELSKVTGREITYAPIPMEDYRAELRENGLPEEFAELFTLILDGRNAHLVNGVEEVLGRPPRDFSDFAREAAATGVWDVRAV from the coding sequence ATGACGAAGACGACGAAGAACGAGAACGCGAACGACAACGCTGCACGGACCACCGGCGCGGGCGGTATCACCCTGGTGATCGGGGGCACCGGCAAGACCGGCCGGCAGGTCGCCGAGCGGCTCACGGCCCAGGGCCGCCCCGTCAGGGTCGGATCCCGCCGTGGCGAGCCGGCCTTCGACTGGAACGATTCCGCGACCTGGCTTCCGGCGCTCGAAGACGTGGACCGGGTTTACGTGACGTACTACCCCGATCTCGCCTTCCCGGGGGCTGCCGTTCAGGTGACGGCTTTCGCGGAGGCGGCGGTGGCGGCCGGGGCCCGGCGCCTGGTGCTGCTGTCGGGGCGCGGTGAGGAGGCGGCACGGCGCAGCGAGGAAGGGCTGAAGGCCTCGGGCGCGGACTGGACGATCGTCCGGTCGAGTTGGTTCAACCAGAACTTCGACCAGAGCTTCTTCCTCGACTCCGTGCGGACGGGCGAGATCGTCCTGCCGACGGCGGACGCGGTCGAGGCGTTCGTCGACACCGGGGACATCGCCGACGTGGTGGTGGCCGCGCTGACCGACGACCGGCACATCGGCAGGACGTACGAGCTGTCGGGGCCGCGCCTGCTGAGTTTCGAGGACGTGGCCGCCGAGCTCTCGAAGGTGACCGGCCGTGAGATCACCTATGCTCCGATCCCGATGGAGGACTATCGTGCGGAGCTGCGTGAGAACGGGCTGCCGGAGGAGTTCGCCGAGCTGTTCACCCTGATCCTGGACGGGCGCAACGCGCACCTCGTGAACGGGGTCGAGGAGGTGCTGGGGCGGCCGCCCCGGGATTTCTCGGACTTCGCCCGGGAGGCGGCGGCCACCGGCGTCTGGGACGTCCGGGCCGTCTGA
- a CDS encoding flavoprotein, whose amino-acid sequence MTTKTLHLLCSAAPPVFDVARVIEDAQARGWDVCLGLTPTAAHWLSESLDGLAVLTGHPVRWQYKLPGQPDVWPEADALLFAPATFNTINAWALGLTHNLVVGLAAEATGKRTPVIAMPCTNTALAAHPQFEVSLNTLRNAGVELLHGETGYSSDPADPDAPLHFPWPTAINALGALDHAVPQP is encoded by the coding sequence ATGACCACGAAGACTCTCCACTTGCTCTGCTCCGCCGCCCCGCCCGTCTTCGACGTCGCCCGGGTCATCGAGGACGCCCAGGCCCGCGGCTGGGACGTGTGCCTCGGTCTCACCCCCACCGCAGCGCACTGGCTCTCCGAAAGCCTCGACGGCCTCGCCGTTCTCACCGGCCATCCCGTCCGCTGGCAGTACAAGCTCCCCGGCCAGCCCGACGTATGGCCCGAGGCCGACGCCCTCCTCTTCGCACCCGCCACCTTCAACACCATCAACGCGTGGGCCCTCGGCCTGACCCACAACCTCGTCGTCGGCCTCGCCGCCGAAGCGACGGGCAAGCGCACGCCCGTCATCGCGATGCCCTGCACCAACACCGCTCTCGCTGCCCACCCCCAGTTCGAGGTCTCCCTGAACACCCTGCGCAACGCCGGAGTCGAACTCCTCCACGGCGAAACGGGATACAGCTCCGACCCCGCCGACCCCGACGCCCCGCTCCACTTCCCGTGGCCCACCGCCATCAACGCCCTGGGCGCCCTCGACCACGCCGTGCCCCAGCCGTAG
- a CDS encoding GNAT family N-acetyltransferase has protein sequence MTGWRAGRKTRGVRERVEVSPGLVLRRWAVRDAASVAAAFADPLMREQTGRPIGSPDDAERWIAERTAEWEAGSAFAFSVVDGADTVLGQVSVGAVNRRHSVGWVSYWTTAAARGRGVASQGCRALAGWAFHEAGLFRLELGHRVNNPGSCRVAHAAGFAVEGLQRQKLAYDGIRYDVGLHARLATDPEPLSTSPGDPVSTRACT, from the coding sequence ATGACAGGGTGGCGGGCGGGGAGGAAGACTCGCGGCGTGCGCGAACGTGTCGAAGTTTCCCCGGGTTTGGTGCTGCGGAGATGGGCCGTGCGCGACGCGGCGTCGGTGGCGGCCGCGTTCGCAGATCCCCTCATGCGCGAGCAGACCGGCCGGCCCATCGGTTCACCGGACGACGCGGAGCGGTGGATCGCGGAGCGTACCGCCGAGTGGGAGGCGGGCTCCGCCTTCGCCTTCTCCGTCGTCGACGGCGCCGACACCGTACTCGGACAGGTTTCGGTCGGCGCGGTGAACCGGCGGCACTCCGTCGGCTGGGTCTCCTACTGGACGACGGCTGCGGCCCGGGGGCGGGGCGTGGCCTCTCAGGGCTGCCGGGCCCTCGCTGGCTGGGCGTTCCACGAGGCCGGACTGTTCCGGCTGGAGCTGGGGCACCGGGTGAACAACCCCGGATCGTGCCGGGTCGCTCACGCCGCGGGCTTCGCGGTGGAAGGACTGCAACGCCAAAAGCTCGCCTACGACGGCATCCGCTACGACGTCGGGCTCCACGCCCGTCTGGCGACGGACCCGGAGCCGCTCTCGACGTCGCCCGGCGATCCGGTCAGTACACGAGCTTGTACGTGA